The window GACGAGCAGCTCGAAGCCTTCACCGTTGAGCTGCACGGTGTCGATACCGAGATGGGTCAGCACTCCGTGACCCTCACCGTCGACCACGACGAACGCGTGCGGGTGCAGCGAGACGATGACTCCCTCCACGGGGGCGAGAGCCTCCCCGGCCTCGCGCACGGGGTCGATCGCCGTGCCGGGACCGACCATCTCGCCCGAGAACACGGGGTCCGGTACGGCGGCCAATCCGATGGCGCGTCCTACAAGAGGGGACGTCACGGTGGTCATGGGAAGCCTCCCAGGTGGAGTGATCAGCAGCGTAGGTCGCATGAACGACCCGTTCCGCACGATAGCTTCGCACGAGAGGTCTAGACCACCCCTCCGCGAGATTTGCCCCTCCTCCGGCGCCGCATGTACAGTCGGACCCCTGCCTGGGGGTGAGCGACACATGGTGTCGGTGCCCGGCAGTACCAAACTCGTTCAGATCCTAACTCGGGGTCATCTTTCCGCATGTCTGCGGGACGGTGGTCAAGAGGCCGGGAAAACGCTGATAGAGTTTGGAACACCGAAGGGAAGCGCCCAGAGGAAAGCCTGAGATGAAATTCTTGGGTGAGTACAAAGGAAGCGTCCGTTCCTTGAGAACTCAACAGCGTGCCAAAAATCAACGCCAGATATGTTGATACCCCGTCCGCCGGGACAGTGTTCCGGTGGTCGAGGTTCCTTTGAAGTAAAACACAGCGAGGACGCTGT is drawn from Streptomyces bottropensis ATCC 25435 and contains these coding sequences:
- a CDS encoding PTS sugar transporter subunit IIA; this encodes MTTVTSPLVGRAIGLAAVPDPVFSGEMVGPGTAIDPVREAGEALAPVEGVIVSLHPHAFVVVDGEGHGVLTHLGIDTVQLNGEGFELLVKKGDTVRRGQAVVRWNPAAVEAAGKSPICPVVALEATADSLSDLREDGEVKSGDTLFGWR